In uncultured Bacteroides sp., one genomic interval encodes:
- a CDS encoding response regulator transcription factor, protein MKTKPAILIYGPDCDSTQLLKKSLEQEAVEVKLCSETECAYSYYHDENPIICILHEFSSQESCFPLAKRMLDLSRKTYLIFIFKQDKMINFRLGYQLGADDCLMIPYDIDELKLRLKAMVRRQIEKSHKPVMQFTLGKYIFDAQKGVLCFNDSRIHLTSREVDLLLLLCRRMNKTVSKDDALKTVWSDGDMITPHSRILSIYIFKLRQILKNDPSVQIVTLHREGYKLMVNQPIIIPDVISYQYFRV, encoded by the coding sequence ATGAAAACGAAACCTGCAATACTTATTTATGGTCCTGATTGTGACTCAACGCAACTGTTGAAAAAGTCTTTAGAGCAAGAAGCTGTTGAAGTAAAACTTTGTTCTGAAACAGAATGTGCTTATAGTTATTATCACGATGAGAATCCTATTATTTGTATTTTACATGAGTTTTCTTCACAGGAAAGCTGTTTCCCTTTGGCGAAAAGAATGTTGGATTTATCCAGAAAAACTTATCTTATTTTTATTTTTAAACAAGATAAAATGATTAATTTCAGACTTGGATATCAGCTAGGTGCCGATGATTGTTTAATGATTCCGTATGATATAGATGAGCTGAAGCTTAGGCTTAAGGCTATGGTTAGAAGGCAGATTGAGAAGAGCCATAAACCCGTGATGCAGTTTACTTTAGGAAAGTATATCTTCGATGCTCAGAAAGGTGTGTTATGCTTTAATGATTCCAGAATTCATCTAACTTCTCGTGAAGTTGATTTGTTGCTTCTCTTATGTAGAAGAATGAATAAAACAGTATCAAAGGATGATGCTTTGAAAACTGTATGGAGTGATGGAGATATGATTACTCCGCATTCCCGCATTCTTTCGATTTATATTTTTAAACTAAGACAAATATTAAAAAATGATCCTTCTGTTCAGATTGTTACACTGCATAGGGAAGGGTATAAATTAATGGTAAACCAACCAATAATAATTCCTGATGTAATATCATACCAGTATTTTAGAGTATGA
- the map gene encoding type I methionyl aminopeptidase, translating into MSLKRIKNNWHLIAGEPLTELDKKVLYHQSRGSLVPKRKLIKTPEQIEGIRKSGIINTGVLDLVAENIHVGMSTAEIDKLVYDYTIAHGAIPADLNYEGYPKSVCTSINDVVCHGIPSEEEILKDGDIVNVDVSTIYNGYFSDASRMFMIGEVKPEIKKLVQVTKECLEIGLEKAKPWSFLGDIGAAIQRHAEKNGYSVVRDFCGHGVGLKFHEEPDVEHYGKKGKGMLLVPGMVFTIEPMINMGTYDIFIDEADGWTVCTEDGLPSAQWEHTLVITETGSEILTY; encoded by the coding sequence ATGTCATTAAAAAGGATAAAAAATAATTGGCACCTCATAGCAGGTGAACCACTTACAGAATTGGATAAAAAGGTTTTATATCATCAAAGTAGAGGTAGCCTGGTGCCAAAACGCAAATTAATTAAAACTCCCGAACAGATTGAAGGAATACGTAAAAGTGGTATAATCAATACTGGTGTTCTTGATTTAGTAGCAGAAAATATTCATGTGGGAATGTCTACAGCTGAAATTGATAAGCTGGTGTATGATTATACTATTGCACATGGAGCCATACCTGCCGATTTAAATTATGAGGGATATCCAAAGAGTGTTTGTACATCAATTAACGATGTTGTGTGTCACGGAATTCCTAGTGAAGAGGAAATCCTTAAGGATGGAGATATTGTTAATGTGGATGTTTCTACCATTTATAATGGTTATTTCTCGGATGCATCCAGAATGTTTATGATTGGTGAAGTGAAGCCTGAAATAAAGAAGTTGGTACAAGTTACCAAAGAATGCCTGGAAATAGGATTAGAAAAAGCAAAACCATGGAGCTTTTTGGGTGATATAGGGGCTGCAATACAACGACATGCAGAAAAGAATGGTTATTCAGTTGTCAGAGATTTCTGTGGACATGGTGTAGGACTGAAATTTCATGAAGAACCGGATGTGGAACATTATGGTAAAAAAGGAAAAGGTATGCTGTTGGTGCCAGGAATGGTATTCACTATTGAGCCCATGATCAATATGGGAACTTATGATATCTTTATTGATGAAGCAGATGGATGGACTGTTTGTACGGAAGACGGACTTCCTTCAGCACAATGGGAACATACATTGGTTATAACTGAAACGGGATCTGAAATCCTGACTTATTAG
- the tsaD gene encoding tRNA (adenosine(37)-N6)-threonylcarbamoyltransferase complex transferase subunit TsaD — translation MSTIILGIESSCDDTSAAVIKDGVLLSNVVASQAVHESYGGVVPELASRAHQQNIVPVVNEALKRANITKEELSAVAFTRGPGLMGSLLVGVSFAKGFARSLNIPMVDVNHLNGHVLAHFIKEKDEATEHPNFPFLCLLVSGGNSQIILVKAYNDMTVLGQTIDDAAGEAIDKCSKVMGLGYPGGPIIDRLARQGNPKAFAFNKPQIPGYDYSFSGLKTSFLYSLRDYLKEDPDFIEHHKNDLAASLEATVVDILMSKLRKVAKDYKIKEVAIAGGVSANNGLRNAFREHAEKYGWKIYIPKFSYTTDNAAMIAITGYYKYLDKDFCPMDLPAFSRVTM, via the coding sequence ATGAGCACAATTATATTAGGAATAGAATCATCTTGTGATGATACTTCTGCTGCAGTTATCAAAGATGGAGTATTGTTGTCGAATGTTGTAGCCAGTCAGGCTGTGCATGAATCGTATGGCGGGGTAGTACCCGAATTGGCTTCAAGAGCACATCAACAAAATATTGTCCCTGTAGTTAACGAAGCTTTGAAAAGAGCAAATATAACCAAAGAAGAACTGAGTGCTGTTGCCTTTACGCGTGGCCCAGGCTTGATGGGGTCATTGTTGGTTGGAGTTTCTTTTGCAAAAGGATTTGCCCGTTCTTTAAATATTCCAATGGTAGATGTTAATCACCTGAATGGGCATGTTTTAGCTCATTTTATTAAAGAAAAAGATGAAGCTACAGAACATCCTAATTTTCCTTTTCTTTGCTTACTTGTTTCCGGAGGTAATTCTCAAATTATCCTGGTAAAAGCATACAATGATATGACGGTTCTTGGTCAGACTATTGACGATGCTGCGGGTGAAGCTATTGATAAATGTTCTAAAGTGATGGGATTAGGTTATCCGGGTGGACCAATTATTGATAGATTGGCACGTCAGGGAAATCCAAAGGCTTTTGCATTTAATAAACCTCAGATTCCGGGCTATGATTATAGTTTTAGTGGATTAAAGACTTCTTTCTTGTACTCTTTACGTGACTATCTGAAAGAGGATCCGGATTTTATAGAGCATCATAAAAATGATTTGGCAGCTTCTCTGGAAGCAACAGTTGTTGACATTCTGATGAGTAAACTTCGCAAGGTTGCAAAGGATTATAAAATTAAAGAAGTGGCAATAGCTGGTGGAGTGTCTGCGAACAACGGACTCCGTAATGCTTTTCGTGAACATGCTGAAAAATATGGCTGGAAGATTTATATTCCTAAATTTAGCTACACTACTGATAATGCGGCAATGATTGCTATAACAGGGTATTATAAATATTTAGATAAAGACTTTTGCCCGATGGATTTACCAGCTTTTTCAAGGGTAACAATGTAA